The following proteins are encoded in a genomic region of Solea senegalensis isolate Sse05_10M linkage group LG5, IFAPA_SoseM_1, whole genome shotgun sequence:
- the susd1 gene encoding sushi domain-containing protein 1 isoform X2, which translates to MEQSTAMIVCFLLCAVVAVSPAAGQTFDVCGSCHVNATCEDKLDNSGKVCNCKYGFVGNGRTFCQDKDECQIGTIKICGPHTQCHNTHGSYYCTCVSGYSPSNKMVFFIPNDGTHCQDVDECRITGLCGEGGWCKNLDGSFECRCQLGYKVHNGAEPFNPHQDEASCRVVDCGSPLVSVDNSVLLSVTGTTYASVAQFTCEEGFIWASGNKTSVCGADGQWRGPTMVCEEVDCGSPPVRPHARMLWDKSSKMGTGVFYQCDTGYHNVGKGNVSICGAAGEWEEPPVLCQETLCGIPPKSESTEQVWNGSTAPGSTVLYFCKKGFYNKGGHINISVCNENGQWTLPTLSCQAILCGRPPILPHTGQVWNGSSTPGSSVTYYCRIGFNQSEGLNVSLCTVNGSWTEPSISCKEIRCGAPPSVPHSVRLWAGIPTVGSQVVYQCKSGYHSVGGGNISVCSASGEWDEATLLCQEVDCREPVIKPHSRILWDGMSHIGSVVSYQCDEGYHTRSLKNYSVCGENGLWEDIDLWCEEISCGPPLILPHTNLLWDHTSRPGSVVLYECMEGFYQESGPNISVCSLSGEWGEISGRCQAKCGPVPFLANSEVVWRNRSVVIHRCVDGYHSWRGSNVSVCGTSGFWNKATLNCTEMKPPINHLHVLSEKCLHWRAEKYEEDTETYKVIYTGTRDYQRSFHDRRQQFVRSKTEQLSVCLNLLPVTNYTIYITALSTRFTATITTNTSLPVPPVPVVYYREFETPEPTLSLHRSANTLDLISVYQVFVLPVEEIMVFDCSSHGHPQDSSRKNKLSSKYITAQILVSHVGTEMNFTVGDGLLYEGFYNAPLENGKNYYIVLRAVSQWKTALKGSCVLWAKIRGTSYVLKVSSLCAAAAVGLVALVIMGGYNCFWYGQHTEEPLRLLS; encoded by the exons ATGGAGCAGAGCACAGCGATGATTGTGTGCTTTTTACTCTGTGCTGTTGTTGCAG TTTCACCAGCAGCAGGACAGACGTTTGATGTGTGTGGCAGTTGCCATGTCAACGCCACATGCGAGGACAAACTGGACAACTCTGGCAAAGTCTGTAACTGCAAGTACGGCTTTGTTGGAAATGGAAGAACTTTCTGTCAAG ATAAAGACGAGTGTCAGATAGGAACCATTAAGATCTgtgggccacacacacagtgtcataaCACACACGGCAGTTACTACTGCACCTGCGTGTCTGGCTACAGTCCGTCTAACAAAATGGTCTTCTTCATCCCAAATGATGGAACCCACTGCCAGG ATGTTGATGAGTGTAGGATCACAGGGCTTTGTGGAGAGGGAGGTTGGTGCAAGAACCTGGATGGCAGCTTTGAATGCCGCTGTCAGCTGGGATACAAAGTCCACAATGGGGCCGAGCCTTTTAATCCTCACCAAGACGAGGCTTCCTGCAGAG TGGTCGACTGTGGCTCGCCTCTCGTCTCAGTGGACAactctgtgctgctgtcagtcacagGGACGACGTATGCTAGTGTTGCCCAATTCACCTGTGAAGAAGGCTTCATTTGGGCAAGtggaaacaaaacatctgtgtgtggagctgatggacaGTGGAGAGGACCGACTATGGTCTGTGAAG AGGTTGACTGTGGCTCCCCCCCTGTCCGCCCTCATGCTCGTATGCTGTGGGATAAGAGCTCGAAGATGGGCACTGGGGTGTTTTATCAGTGTGACACTGGATATCATAATGTTGGAAAGGGAAATGTCTCCATTTGTGGAGCTGCTGGAGAGTGGGAAGAGCCGCCAGTGCTCTGCCAAG AGACTTTGTGTGGAATTCCCCCTAAAAGTGAATCCACTGAGCAAGTGTGGAACGGTAGCACAGCTCCTGGCAGCACTGTGctttatttttgcaaaaagGGCTTTTATAACAAGGGCGGACATATAAACATATCAGTGTGTAATGAAAACGGTCAGTGGACACTGCCCACTCTGTCATGCCAAG CAATATTATGTGGGCGTCCTCCTATACTGCCCCACACTGGACAGGTGTGGAATGGCAGCTCTACCCCTGGAAGCTCAGTGACTTACTACTGTAGAATAGGATTTAATCAGAGTGAAGGACTTAACGTGTCACTGTGCACAGTCAATGGTTCCTGGACAGAACCAAGCATCTCATGCAAAG AAATCCGATGTGGCGCGCCCCCGTCTGTCCCTCATTCAGTCAGGCTGTGGGCTGGAATCCCCACTGTGGGCTCTCAAGTTGTCTATCAGTGTAAATCTGGATATCACAGTGTTGGAGGGGGAAATATATCAGTGTGTTCTGCCAGTGGAGAGTGGGATGAGGCAACGCTGCTCTGCCAAG AAGTGGATTGTCGAGAGCCCGTTATTAAACCTCACTCTAGAATACTATGGGATGGCATGTCTCACATTGGCAGTGTGGTGTCATACCAGTGTGATGAAGGATATCACACCAGGAGCTTGAAAAACTACTCAGTATGTGGAGAgaatggactgtgggaggataTTGATCTGTGGTGTGAAG AAATAAGCTGTGGCCCCCCACTAATCCTTCCCCATACTAACCTCCTGTGGGACCACACCAGCAGACCTGGCAGCGTGGTTTTGTATGAGTGTATGGAAGGATTTTACCAGGAGAGTGGACCTAATATTTCAGTATGTTCTTTATCAGGAGAGTGGGGGGAAATATCTGGGCGGTGTCAAG CTAAATGTGGCCCAGTTCCCTTCCTCGCTAATTCAGAGGTGGTGTGGCGTAACAGAAGTGTAGTAATCCACCGCTGTGTGGATGGCTATCACAGCTGGAGGGGCAGCaacgtctctgtgtgtggaacCTCTGGCTTCTGGAACAAGGCGACTCTGAACTGCACAG AAATGAAGCCGCCCATCAACCACTTACATGTTCTCAGTGAGAAATGTTTGCACTGGAGAGCAGAGAAGTATGAAGAGGACACGGAGACTTACAAG GTTATATACACGGGCACCAGAGACTACCAGAGGTCATTTCACGATAGAAGGCAACAGTTTGTGAGATCGAAGACGGAGCAGTTGTCAGTCTGTCTCAACCTGCTGCCTGTCACTAACTACACCATCTACATCACAGCACTGTCAACCAGATTCACAGCCACCATCACCACAAACACCAGTTTACCAG TGCCCCCTGTGCCAGTCGTTTACTACAGAGAGTTTGAGACTCCTGAGCCTACGCTGAGTCTGCACAGATCAGCCAACACACTGGACCTCATCAG TGTGTACCAAGTGTTTGTGCTGCCTGTAGAGGAGATCATGGTGTTTGATTGTTCCTCTCATGGACACCCTCAAGATTCCTCACGCAAAAACAAACTCTCATCCAAATACATAACTGCCCAGATCTTGGTCAGTCATGTCGGGACAGAGATGAACTTTACCGTCGGAGATGGACTCCTCTATGAAGGCTTCTATAACGCACCTCTCGAAAATGGAAAGAATTATTATATCGTCTTACGAGCTGTCAGTCAATGGAAAACA GCTTTAAAAGGCTCCTGTGTCCTGTGGGCTAAAATAAGAG GTACGTCCTATGTCCTGAAGGTCTCGTCACTGTGTGCTGCCGCCGCTGTAGGACTGGTTGCCTTGGTGATTATGGGTGGATACAATTGCTTCTGGTATGGACAACACACAGAAGAACCTCTGAGGTTGCTGTCATGA
- the susd1 gene encoding sushi domain-containing protein 1 isoform X6 yields the protein MEQSTAMIVCFLLCAVVAVSPAAGQTFDVCGSCHVNATCEDKLDNSGKVCNCKYGFVGNGRTFCQDKDECQIGTIKICGPHTQCHNTHGSYYCTCVSGYSPSNKMVFFIPNDGTHCQDVDECRITGLCGEGGWCKNLDGSFECRCQLGYKVHNGAEPFNPHQDEASCRVVDCGSPLVSVDNSVLLSVTGTTYASVAQFTCEEGFIWASGNKTSVCGADGQWRGPTMVCEEIRCGAPPSVPHSVRLWAGIPTVGSQVVYQCKSGYHSVGGGNISVCSASGEWDEATLLCQEVDCREPVIKPHSRILWDGMSHIGSVVSYQCDEGYHTRSLKNYSVCGENGLWEDIDLWCEEISCGPPLILPHTNLLWDHTSRPGSVVLYECMEGFYQESGPNISVCSLSGEWGEISGRCQAKCGPVPFLANSEVVWRNRSVVIHRCVDGYHSWRGSNVSVCGTSGFWNKATLNCTEMKPPINHLHVLSEKCLHWRAEKYEEDTETYKVIYTGTRDYQRSFHDRRQQFVRSKTEQLSVCLNLLPVTNYTIYITALSTRFTATITTNTSLPVPPVPVVYYREFETPEPTLSLHRSANTLDLISVYQVFVLPVEEIMVFDCSSHGHPQDSSRKNKLSSKYITAQILVSHVGTEMNFTVGDGLLYEGFYNAPLENGKNYYIVLRAVSQWKTALKGSCVLWAKIRGTSYVLKVSSLCAAAAVGLVALVIMGGYNCFWYGQHTEEPLRFFKKT from the exons ATGGAGCAGAGCACAGCGATGATTGTGTGCTTTTTACTCTGTGCTGTTGTTGCAG TTTCACCAGCAGCAGGACAGACGTTTGATGTGTGTGGCAGTTGCCATGTCAACGCCACATGCGAGGACAAACTGGACAACTCTGGCAAAGTCTGTAACTGCAAGTACGGCTTTGTTGGAAATGGAAGAACTTTCTGTCAAG ATAAAGACGAGTGTCAGATAGGAACCATTAAGATCTgtgggccacacacacagtgtcataaCACACACGGCAGTTACTACTGCACCTGCGTGTCTGGCTACAGTCCGTCTAACAAAATGGTCTTCTTCATCCCAAATGATGGAACCCACTGCCAGG ATGTTGATGAGTGTAGGATCACAGGGCTTTGTGGAGAGGGAGGTTGGTGCAAGAACCTGGATGGCAGCTTTGAATGCCGCTGTCAGCTGGGATACAAAGTCCACAATGGGGCCGAGCCTTTTAATCCTCACCAAGACGAGGCTTCCTGCAGAG TGGTCGACTGTGGCTCGCCTCTCGTCTCAGTGGACAactctgtgctgctgtcagtcacagGGACGACGTATGCTAGTGTTGCCCAATTCACCTGTGAAGAAGGCTTCATTTGGGCAAGtggaaacaaaacatctgtgtgtggagctgatggacaGTGGAGAGGACCGACTATGGTCTGTGAAG AAATCCGATGTGGCGCGCCCCCGTCTGTCCCTCATTCAGTCAGGCTGTGGGCTGGAATCCCCACTGTGGGCTCTCAAGTTGTCTATCAGTGTAAATCTGGATATCACAGTGTTGGAGGGGGAAATATATCAGTGTGTTCTGCCAGTGGAGAGTGGGATGAGGCAACGCTGCTCTGCCAAG AAGTGGATTGTCGAGAGCCCGTTATTAAACCTCACTCTAGAATACTATGGGATGGCATGTCTCACATTGGCAGTGTGGTGTCATACCAGTGTGATGAAGGATATCACACCAGGAGCTTGAAAAACTACTCAGTATGTGGAGAgaatggactgtgggaggataTTGATCTGTGGTGTGAAG AAATAAGCTGTGGCCCCCCACTAATCCTTCCCCATACTAACCTCCTGTGGGACCACACCAGCAGACCTGGCAGCGTGGTTTTGTATGAGTGTATGGAAGGATTTTACCAGGAGAGTGGACCTAATATTTCAGTATGTTCTTTATCAGGAGAGTGGGGGGAAATATCTGGGCGGTGTCAAG CTAAATGTGGCCCAGTTCCCTTCCTCGCTAATTCAGAGGTGGTGTGGCGTAACAGAAGTGTAGTAATCCACCGCTGTGTGGATGGCTATCACAGCTGGAGGGGCAGCaacgtctctgtgtgtggaacCTCTGGCTTCTGGAACAAGGCGACTCTGAACTGCACAG AAATGAAGCCGCCCATCAACCACTTACATGTTCTCAGTGAGAAATGTTTGCACTGGAGAGCAGAGAAGTATGAAGAGGACACGGAGACTTACAAG GTTATATACACGGGCACCAGAGACTACCAGAGGTCATTTCACGATAGAAGGCAACAGTTTGTGAGATCGAAGACGGAGCAGTTGTCAGTCTGTCTCAACCTGCTGCCTGTCACTAACTACACCATCTACATCACAGCACTGTCAACCAGATTCACAGCCACCATCACCACAAACACCAGTTTACCAG TGCCCCCTGTGCCAGTCGTTTACTACAGAGAGTTTGAGACTCCTGAGCCTACGCTGAGTCTGCACAGATCAGCCAACACACTGGACCTCATCAG TGTGTACCAAGTGTTTGTGCTGCCTGTAGAGGAGATCATGGTGTTTGATTGTTCCTCTCATGGACACCCTCAAGATTCCTCACGCAAAAACAAACTCTCATCCAAATACATAACTGCCCAGATCTTGGTCAGTCATGTCGGGACAGAGATGAACTTTACCGTCGGAGATGGACTCCTCTATGAAGGCTTCTATAACGCACCTCTCGAAAATGGAAAGAATTATTATATCGTCTTACGAGCTGTCAGTCAATGGAAAACA GCTTTAAAAGGCTCCTGTGTCCTGTGGGCTAAAATAAGAG GTACGTCCTATGTCCTGAAGGTCTCGTCACTGTGTGCTGCCGCCGCTGTAGGACTGGTTGCCTTGGTGATTATGGGTGGATACAATTGCTTCTGGTATGGACAACACACAGAAGAACCTCTGAG GTTTTTTAAGAAGACATGA
- the susd1 gene encoding sushi domain-containing protein 1 isoform X1, with protein MEQSTAMIVCFLLCAVVAVSPAAGQTFDVCGSCHVNATCEDKLDNSGKVCNCKYGFVGNGRTFCQDKDECQIGTIKICGPHTQCHNTHGSYYCTCVSGYSPSNKMVFFIPNDGTHCQDVDECRITGLCGEGGWCKNLDGSFECRCQLGYKVHNGAEPFNPHQDEASCRVVDCGSPLVSVDNSVLLSVTGTTYASVAQFTCEEGFIWASGNKTSVCGADGQWRGPTMVCEEVDCGSPPVRPHARMLWDKSSKMGTGVFYQCDTGYHNVGKGNVSICGAAGEWEEPPVLCQETLCGIPPKSESTEQVWNGSTAPGSTVLYFCKKGFYNKGGHINISVCNENGQWTLPTLSCQAILCGRPPILPHTGQVWNGSSTPGSSVTYYCRIGFNQSEGLNVSLCTVNGSWTEPSISCKEIRCGAPPSVPHSVRLWAGIPTVGSQVVYQCKSGYHSVGGGNISVCSASGEWDEATLLCQEVDCREPVIKPHSRILWDGMSHIGSVVSYQCDEGYHTRSLKNYSVCGENGLWEDIDLWCEEISCGPPLILPHTNLLWDHTSRPGSVVLYECMEGFYQESGPNISVCSLSGEWGEISGRCQAKCGPVPFLANSEVVWRNRSVVIHRCVDGYHSWRGSNVSVCGTSGFWNKATLNCTEMKPPINHLHVLSEKCLHWRAEKYEEDTETYKVIYTGTRDYQRSFHDRRQQFVRSKTEQLSVCLNLLPVTNYTIYITALSTRFTATITTNTSLPVPPVPVVYYREFETPEPTLSLHRSANTLDLISVYQVFVLPVEEIMVFDCSSHGHPQDSSRKNKLSSKYITAQILVSHVGTEMNFTVGDGLLYEGFYNAPLENGKNYYIVLRAVSQWKTALKGSCVLWAKIRGTSYVLKVSSLCAAAAVGLVALVIMGGYNCFWYGQHTEEPLRFFKKT; from the exons ATGGAGCAGAGCACAGCGATGATTGTGTGCTTTTTACTCTGTGCTGTTGTTGCAG TTTCACCAGCAGCAGGACAGACGTTTGATGTGTGTGGCAGTTGCCATGTCAACGCCACATGCGAGGACAAACTGGACAACTCTGGCAAAGTCTGTAACTGCAAGTACGGCTTTGTTGGAAATGGAAGAACTTTCTGTCAAG ATAAAGACGAGTGTCAGATAGGAACCATTAAGATCTgtgggccacacacacagtgtcataaCACACACGGCAGTTACTACTGCACCTGCGTGTCTGGCTACAGTCCGTCTAACAAAATGGTCTTCTTCATCCCAAATGATGGAACCCACTGCCAGG ATGTTGATGAGTGTAGGATCACAGGGCTTTGTGGAGAGGGAGGTTGGTGCAAGAACCTGGATGGCAGCTTTGAATGCCGCTGTCAGCTGGGATACAAAGTCCACAATGGGGCCGAGCCTTTTAATCCTCACCAAGACGAGGCTTCCTGCAGAG TGGTCGACTGTGGCTCGCCTCTCGTCTCAGTGGACAactctgtgctgctgtcagtcacagGGACGACGTATGCTAGTGTTGCCCAATTCACCTGTGAAGAAGGCTTCATTTGGGCAAGtggaaacaaaacatctgtgtgtggagctgatggacaGTGGAGAGGACCGACTATGGTCTGTGAAG AGGTTGACTGTGGCTCCCCCCCTGTCCGCCCTCATGCTCGTATGCTGTGGGATAAGAGCTCGAAGATGGGCACTGGGGTGTTTTATCAGTGTGACACTGGATATCATAATGTTGGAAAGGGAAATGTCTCCATTTGTGGAGCTGCTGGAGAGTGGGAAGAGCCGCCAGTGCTCTGCCAAG AGACTTTGTGTGGAATTCCCCCTAAAAGTGAATCCACTGAGCAAGTGTGGAACGGTAGCACAGCTCCTGGCAGCACTGTGctttatttttgcaaaaagGGCTTTTATAACAAGGGCGGACATATAAACATATCAGTGTGTAATGAAAACGGTCAGTGGACACTGCCCACTCTGTCATGCCAAG CAATATTATGTGGGCGTCCTCCTATACTGCCCCACACTGGACAGGTGTGGAATGGCAGCTCTACCCCTGGAAGCTCAGTGACTTACTACTGTAGAATAGGATTTAATCAGAGTGAAGGACTTAACGTGTCACTGTGCACAGTCAATGGTTCCTGGACAGAACCAAGCATCTCATGCAAAG AAATCCGATGTGGCGCGCCCCCGTCTGTCCCTCATTCAGTCAGGCTGTGGGCTGGAATCCCCACTGTGGGCTCTCAAGTTGTCTATCAGTGTAAATCTGGATATCACAGTGTTGGAGGGGGAAATATATCAGTGTGTTCTGCCAGTGGAGAGTGGGATGAGGCAACGCTGCTCTGCCAAG AAGTGGATTGTCGAGAGCCCGTTATTAAACCTCACTCTAGAATACTATGGGATGGCATGTCTCACATTGGCAGTGTGGTGTCATACCAGTGTGATGAAGGATATCACACCAGGAGCTTGAAAAACTACTCAGTATGTGGAGAgaatggactgtgggaggataTTGATCTGTGGTGTGAAG AAATAAGCTGTGGCCCCCCACTAATCCTTCCCCATACTAACCTCCTGTGGGACCACACCAGCAGACCTGGCAGCGTGGTTTTGTATGAGTGTATGGAAGGATTTTACCAGGAGAGTGGACCTAATATTTCAGTATGTTCTTTATCAGGAGAGTGGGGGGAAATATCTGGGCGGTGTCAAG CTAAATGTGGCCCAGTTCCCTTCCTCGCTAATTCAGAGGTGGTGTGGCGTAACAGAAGTGTAGTAATCCACCGCTGTGTGGATGGCTATCACAGCTGGAGGGGCAGCaacgtctctgtgtgtggaacCTCTGGCTTCTGGAACAAGGCGACTCTGAACTGCACAG AAATGAAGCCGCCCATCAACCACTTACATGTTCTCAGTGAGAAATGTTTGCACTGGAGAGCAGAGAAGTATGAAGAGGACACGGAGACTTACAAG GTTATATACACGGGCACCAGAGACTACCAGAGGTCATTTCACGATAGAAGGCAACAGTTTGTGAGATCGAAGACGGAGCAGTTGTCAGTCTGTCTCAACCTGCTGCCTGTCACTAACTACACCATCTACATCACAGCACTGTCAACCAGATTCACAGCCACCATCACCACAAACACCAGTTTACCAG TGCCCCCTGTGCCAGTCGTTTACTACAGAGAGTTTGAGACTCCTGAGCCTACGCTGAGTCTGCACAGATCAGCCAACACACTGGACCTCATCAG TGTGTACCAAGTGTTTGTGCTGCCTGTAGAGGAGATCATGGTGTTTGATTGTTCCTCTCATGGACACCCTCAAGATTCCTCACGCAAAAACAAACTCTCATCCAAATACATAACTGCCCAGATCTTGGTCAGTCATGTCGGGACAGAGATGAACTTTACCGTCGGAGATGGACTCCTCTATGAAGGCTTCTATAACGCACCTCTCGAAAATGGAAAGAATTATTATATCGTCTTACGAGCTGTCAGTCAATGGAAAACA GCTTTAAAAGGCTCCTGTGTCCTGTGGGCTAAAATAAGAG GTACGTCCTATGTCCTGAAGGTCTCGTCACTGTGTGCTGCCGCCGCTGTAGGACTGGTTGCCTTGGTGATTATGGGTGGATACAATTGCTTCTGGTATGGACAACACACAGAAGAACCTCTGAG GTTTTTTAAGAAGACATGA
- the susd1 gene encoding sushi domain-containing protein 1 isoform X3, with the protein MEQSTAMIVCFLLCAVVAVSPAAGQTFDVCGSCHVNATCEDKLDNSGKVCNCKYGFVGNGRTFCQDKDECQIGTIKICGPHTQCHNTHGSYYCTCVSGYSPSNKMVFFIPNDGTHCQDVDECRITGLCGEGGWCKNLDGSFECRCQLGYKVHNGAEPFNPHQDEASCRVVDCGSPLVSVDNSVLLSVTGTTYASVAQFTCEEGFIWASGNKTSVCGADGQWRGPTMVCEEVDCGSPPVRPHARMLWDKSSKMGTGVFYQCDTGYHNVGKGNVSICGAAGEWEEPPVLCQETLCGIPPKSESTEQVWNGSTAPGSTVLYFCKKGFYNKGGHINISVCNENGQWTLPTLSCQAILCGRPPILPHTGQVWNGSSTPGSSVTYYCRIGFNQSEGLNVSLCTVNGSWTEPSISCKEIRCGAPPSVPHSVRLWAGIPTVGSQVVYQCKSGYHSVGGGNISVCSASGEWDEATLLCQEVDCREPVIKPHSRILWDGMSHIGSVVSYQCDEGYHTRSLKNYSVCGENGLWEDIDLWCEEISCGPPLILPHTNLLWDHTSRPGSVVLYECMEGFYQESGPNISVCSLSGEWGEISGRCQAKCGPVPFLANSEVVWRNRSVVIHRCVDGYHSWRGSNVSVCGTSGFWNKATLNCTEMKPPINHLHVLSEKCLHWRAEKYEEDTETYKVIYTGTRDYQRSFHDRRQQFVRSKTEQLSVCLNLLPVTNYTIYITALSTRFTATITTNTSLPVPPVPVVYYREFETPEPTLSLHRSANTLDLISVYQVFVLPVEEIMVFDCSSHGHPQDSSRKNKLSSKYITAQILVSHVGTEMNFTVGDGLLYEGFYNAPLENGKNYYIVLRAVSQWKTALKGSCVLWAKIRGTSYVLKVSSLCAAAAVGLVALVIMGGYNCFWFFKKT; encoded by the exons ATGGAGCAGAGCACAGCGATGATTGTGTGCTTTTTACTCTGTGCTGTTGTTGCAG TTTCACCAGCAGCAGGACAGACGTTTGATGTGTGTGGCAGTTGCCATGTCAACGCCACATGCGAGGACAAACTGGACAACTCTGGCAAAGTCTGTAACTGCAAGTACGGCTTTGTTGGAAATGGAAGAACTTTCTGTCAAG ATAAAGACGAGTGTCAGATAGGAACCATTAAGATCTgtgggccacacacacagtgtcataaCACACACGGCAGTTACTACTGCACCTGCGTGTCTGGCTACAGTCCGTCTAACAAAATGGTCTTCTTCATCCCAAATGATGGAACCCACTGCCAGG ATGTTGATGAGTGTAGGATCACAGGGCTTTGTGGAGAGGGAGGTTGGTGCAAGAACCTGGATGGCAGCTTTGAATGCCGCTGTCAGCTGGGATACAAAGTCCACAATGGGGCCGAGCCTTTTAATCCTCACCAAGACGAGGCTTCCTGCAGAG TGGTCGACTGTGGCTCGCCTCTCGTCTCAGTGGACAactctgtgctgctgtcagtcacagGGACGACGTATGCTAGTGTTGCCCAATTCACCTGTGAAGAAGGCTTCATTTGGGCAAGtggaaacaaaacatctgtgtgtggagctgatggacaGTGGAGAGGACCGACTATGGTCTGTGAAG AGGTTGACTGTGGCTCCCCCCCTGTCCGCCCTCATGCTCGTATGCTGTGGGATAAGAGCTCGAAGATGGGCACTGGGGTGTTTTATCAGTGTGACACTGGATATCATAATGTTGGAAAGGGAAATGTCTCCATTTGTGGAGCTGCTGGAGAGTGGGAAGAGCCGCCAGTGCTCTGCCAAG AGACTTTGTGTGGAATTCCCCCTAAAAGTGAATCCACTGAGCAAGTGTGGAACGGTAGCACAGCTCCTGGCAGCACTGTGctttatttttgcaaaaagGGCTTTTATAACAAGGGCGGACATATAAACATATCAGTGTGTAATGAAAACGGTCAGTGGACACTGCCCACTCTGTCATGCCAAG CAATATTATGTGGGCGTCCTCCTATACTGCCCCACACTGGACAGGTGTGGAATGGCAGCTCTACCCCTGGAAGCTCAGTGACTTACTACTGTAGAATAGGATTTAATCAGAGTGAAGGACTTAACGTGTCACTGTGCACAGTCAATGGTTCCTGGACAGAACCAAGCATCTCATGCAAAG AAATCCGATGTGGCGCGCCCCCGTCTGTCCCTCATTCAGTCAGGCTGTGGGCTGGAATCCCCACTGTGGGCTCTCAAGTTGTCTATCAGTGTAAATCTGGATATCACAGTGTTGGAGGGGGAAATATATCAGTGTGTTCTGCCAGTGGAGAGTGGGATGAGGCAACGCTGCTCTGCCAAG AAGTGGATTGTCGAGAGCCCGTTATTAAACCTCACTCTAGAATACTATGGGATGGCATGTCTCACATTGGCAGTGTGGTGTCATACCAGTGTGATGAAGGATATCACACCAGGAGCTTGAAAAACTACTCAGTATGTGGAGAgaatggactgtgggaggataTTGATCTGTGGTGTGAAG AAATAAGCTGTGGCCCCCCACTAATCCTTCCCCATACTAACCTCCTGTGGGACCACACCAGCAGACCTGGCAGCGTGGTTTTGTATGAGTGTATGGAAGGATTTTACCAGGAGAGTGGACCTAATATTTCAGTATGTTCTTTATCAGGAGAGTGGGGGGAAATATCTGGGCGGTGTCAAG CTAAATGTGGCCCAGTTCCCTTCCTCGCTAATTCAGAGGTGGTGTGGCGTAACAGAAGTGTAGTAATCCACCGCTGTGTGGATGGCTATCACAGCTGGAGGGGCAGCaacgtctctgtgtgtggaacCTCTGGCTTCTGGAACAAGGCGACTCTGAACTGCACAG AAATGAAGCCGCCCATCAACCACTTACATGTTCTCAGTGAGAAATGTTTGCACTGGAGAGCAGAGAAGTATGAAGAGGACACGGAGACTTACAAG GTTATATACACGGGCACCAGAGACTACCAGAGGTCATTTCACGATAGAAGGCAACAGTTTGTGAGATCGAAGACGGAGCAGTTGTCAGTCTGTCTCAACCTGCTGCCTGTCACTAACTACACCATCTACATCACAGCACTGTCAACCAGATTCACAGCCACCATCACCACAAACACCAGTTTACCAG TGCCCCCTGTGCCAGTCGTTTACTACAGAGAGTTTGAGACTCCTGAGCCTACGCTGAGTCTGCACAGATCAGCCAACACACTGGACCTCATCAG TGTGTACCAAGTGTTTGTGCTGCCTGTAGAGGAGATCATGGTGTTTGATTGTTCCTCTCATGGACACCCTCAAGATTCCTCACGCAAAAACAAACTCTCATCCAAATACATAACTGCCCAGATCTTGGTCAGTCATGTCGGGACAGAGATGAACTTTACCGTCGGAGATGGACTCCTCTATGAAGGCTTCTATAACGCACCTCTCGAAAATGGAAAGAATTATTATATCGTCTTACGAGCTGTCAGTCAATGGAAAACA GCTTTAAAAGGCTCCTGTGTCCTGTGGGCTAAAATAAGAG GTACGTCCTATGTCCTGAAGGTCTCGTCACTGTGTGCTGCCGCCGCTGTAGGACTGGTTGCCTTGGTGATTATGGGTGGATACAATTGCTTCTG GTTTTTTAAGAAGACATGA